In a single window of the Micromonospora sp. WMMD1155 genome:
- a CDS encoding S9 family peptidase, which translates to MTTETAPPAAKRVPSERTHHGDTVIDEYAWLAAKDDPETIAYLTAENAYTDTRTAHLAELRAALFEETRQRTRETDLSVPTRKGGHWYYTRTVEGQQYGVHCRRAVRDGETDPPVSADGAPLDGEEVLLDGNLLAEGHDFFSLGAFDVSPDGRWLAYSTDFSGDERFTLRVKDLTTGELLPDEVPDTFYGTAWSSDASVLFYVTVDDAWRPNRVWRHTIGSAAADDVVVHQEDDERFWVGVELTRSEKFILIDIHSKVTSEVLVIPAGNPAGAPAVIAPRRQGVEYAVEHHGHRFLILHNDGAEDFALAFTSADTPGDWVPVIEHSPGTRLESVDAFANHLVVSLRTDGLTGLRVLPVGSDDSYDIDFPEPLYSVGLDANPEYRTGQVRLRYSSLVTPDSVYDYDLVTRQMVLRKQKPVLPGPDGRPYDPAEYEQHRDWALADDGTRVPISLVCRVGTPRDGSAPCELYGYGSYEASMDPWFSVARLSLLDRGVVFAVAHTRGGGELGRRWYDQGKLLAKKNTFTDFVACARHLVKAGWTASDRLVARGASAGGLLMGAVANLAPDAFTGIVAQVPFVDALTSILDPSLPLTVTEWEEWGNPLEDPEVYAYMKSYTPYENVTAVDYPAILAVTSLNDTRVLYSEPAKWIARLRAVAPNGDYLLKTEMGAGHGGPSGRYDAWREEAFINAWILDRIGRA; encoded by the coding sequence GTGACCACCGAGACTGCCCCGCCCGCGGCGAAGCGGGTGCCCAGCGAGCGCACCCACCACGGCGACACCGTCATCGACGAGTACGCCTGGCTCGCCGCCAAGGACGATCCGGAGACAATCGCCTACCTGACCGCCGAGAACGCGTACACCGACACGCGCACGGCGCACCTGGCCGAGCTACGCGCCGCGTTGTTCGAAGAGACCCGCCAGCGGACCAGGGAGACCGACCTGTCCGTGCCGACCCGCAAGGGCGGGCACTGGTACTACACCCGGACGGTCGAGGGGCAGCAGTACGGGGTGCACTGCCGCCGCGCGGTCCGCGACGGTGAGACCGACCCGCCGGTCAGCGCCGACGGTGCCCCGCTCGACGGTGAGGAGGTGCTGCTCGACGGCAACCTGCTGGCCGAGGGGCACGACTTCTTCTCGCTGGGCGCGTTCGACGTCAGCCCGGACGGCCGTTGGCTGGCCTACTCCACCGACTTCTCCGGCGACGAGCGGTTCACCCTGCGCGTGAAGGACCTGACCACCGGCGAGCTGCTGCCCGACGAGGTGCCCGACACCTTCTACGGCACCGCCTGGTCGTCCGACGCGTCGGTGCTCTTCTACGTGACGGTGGACGACGCCTGGCGGCCGAACCGGGTGTGGCGGCACACCATCGGCTCGGCCGCCGCCGACGACGTGGTGGTCCACCAGGAGGACGACGAGCGGTTCTGGGTCGGCGTGGAGCTGACCCGCTCGGAGAAGTTCATCCTGATCGACATCCACAGCAAGGTGACCAGTGAGGTGCTGGTGATCCCCGCCGGCAACCCGGCCGGCGCGCCCGCGGTGATCGCCCCCCGACGCCAGGGCGTCGAGTACGCGGTGGAGCACCACGGGCACCGCTTCCTCATCCTGCACAACGACGGCGCGGAGGACTTCGCGCTGGCGTTCACCTCGGCGGACACACCGGGCGACTGGGTGCCGGTGATCGAGCACTCCCCCGGCACCCGGTTGGAGTCCGTGGACGCCTTCGCCAACCACCTGGTGGTGTCGCTGCGCACCGACGGCCTCACCGGGCTGCGGGTCCTGCCGGTCGGCAGCGACGACTCGTACGACATCGACTTCCCGGAGCCGCTCTACAGCGTCGGGCTGGACGCCAACCCGGAGTACCGCACCGGGCAGGTCCGCCTGCGCTACTCCTCCCTGGTCACCCCCGACTCGGTGTACGACTACGACCTGGTCACCAGGCAGATGGTGCTGCGGAAGCAGAAGCCGGTGCTGCCCGGCCCGGACGGCCGGCCGTACGACCCCGCCGAGTACGAGCAGCACCGCGACTGGGCACTCGCCGACGACGGCACCCGAGTGCCGATCTCGCTGGTCTGCCGCGTCGGCACGCCCCGGGACGGCTCGGCACCCTGCGAGCTGTACGGCTACGGCTCGTACGAGGCCAGCATGGACCCGTGGTTCTCGGTGGCCCGACTGTCCCTGCTGGACCGGGGCGTGGTCTTCGCCGTGGCACACACCCGAGGCGGTGGTGAGCTGGGTCGGCGCTGGTACGACCAGGGCAAGCTGCTGGCCAAGAAGAACACCTTCACCGACTTCGTCGCCTGCGCCCGACACCTGGTCAAGGCCGGCTGGACGGCCAGTGACCGGCTGGTGGCCCGGGGCGCCTCGGCCGGCGGCCTGCTGATGGGCGCTGTCGCCAACCTCGCGCCGGACGCGTTCACCGGCATCGTGGCGCAGGTGCCGTTCGTGGACGCGCTCACGTCGATCCTCGACCCGTCGCTGCCGCTGACCGTCACCGAGTGGGAGGAGTGGGGCAACCCGCTGGAGGATCCCGAGGTGTACGCGTACATGAAGTCCTACACGCCGTACGAGAACGTGACCGCCGTCGACTACCCGGCGATCCTCGCGGTGACCAGCCTCAACGACACTCGAGTGCTCTACTCGGAGCCGGCGAAGTGGATCGCCCGGCTGCGCGCTGTCGCACCGAACGGTGACTACCTGCTCAAAACCGAGATGGGTGCCGGGCACGGCGGTCCGAGTGGTCGCTACGACGCCTGGCGCGAGGAGGCGTTCATCAACGCCTGGATCCTGGACCGGATCGGCCGCGCCTGA
- a CDS encoding FtsX-like permease family protein, protein MRPATLVRLALAGSRTDVARVVLTALSALLATLAGLAALTVLAIPTPLATDENPNRWSEQYHNALLEQPGLRGGTAFALLMLMVPVLALAGQCARLGAPARDRRLAAIRLAGATPGQVTRLAVLETGLAALLGTLAGLGVHLVGRELLHRPDARGQLALPTDVMPSPGAVAAVVLGLPVVAALATVLMLRTVTTTPLGVSRKAARERGPRPWAGYLIGLGVVSFAAVRPVYDRFGDNTAMLSRLVPLMFAVSALAAMIGVVIGTGWISYHCGKLMRRYARRPPALLAAGRLMADPWAGSRTFAALLAALIFGGGAAAQRAYFATQDQVDREQSRLVGGAQVRDSFYLSTMDLVDAAVAVAVLIAAGGLIVALVEGIVARRRAYAALVATGVPRAALSRSVAWQALAPAVPAILLALTVGTLLGRGLVTEVSAGGGSEMICEATAALCADPATSGQYTRIVHFPEVQRTVPVPLEHLAWLGAGGLVAVLVTVGVGLLFLRASTAVDELRTT, encoded by the coding sequence CCGCACCGACGTCGCCCGGGTGGTGCTGACCGCCCTCAGCGCCCTGCTGGCGACCCTGGCCGGGCTCGCGGCGCTGACCGTGCTGGCCATCCCCACGCCGCTGGCGACGGACGAGAACCCGAACAGGTGGTCCGAGCAGTACCACAACGCGCTGCTCGAACAGCCGGGGCTGCGCGGCGGGACGGCGTTCGCGCTGCTCATGCTGATGGTTCCGGTGCTGGCGCTGGCCGGTCAGTGTGCCCGGCTCGGCGCACCGGCGCGGGACCGGCGGTTGGCCGCGATCCGACTCGCCGGGGCCACACCCGGTCAGGTCACCAGGCTGGCCGTGCTGGAGACCGGCCTGGCCGCCCTGCTCGGCACGCTCGCCGGGCTGGGTGTCCACCTGGTCGGCCGCGAGCTGCTGCACCGGCCGGACGCGCGAGGCCAACTGGCCCTGCCGACCGACGTGATGCCGTCGCCCGGGGCGGTGGCCGCCGTGGTGCTCGGTCTGCCGGTCGTCGCAGCGCTGGCCACCGTGCTGATGCTGCGTACGGTCACCACCACCCCGCTCGGGGTGAGCCGTAAGGCGGCCCGCGAACGCGGCCCCCGGCCGTGGGCGGGTTACCTGATCGGGCTCGGTGTGGTGTCGTTCGCGGCGGTCCGCCCGGTGTACGACCGGTTCGGCGACAACACCGCGATGCTCAGCCGGCTGGTGCCGCTGATGTTCGCGGTGAGTGCCCTCGCGGCGATGATCGGAGTGGTGATCGGCACCGGCTGGATCTCGTACCACTGCGGGAAGCTGATGCGGCGATACGCCCGTCGGCCCCCGGCCCTGCTCGCGGCGGGCCGGTTGATGGCCGACCCGTGGGCCGGCAGCCGCACGTTCGCGGCGCTGCTCGCTGCCCTGATCTTCGGCGGGGGTGCGGCCGCTCAGCGCGCCTACTTCGCCACCCAGGACCAAGTCGACCGGGAGCAGAGCCGGCTCGTCGGCGGGGCCCAGGTCCGCGACTCGTTCTACCTGTCCACGATGGATCTGGTCGACGCCGCGGTGGCGGTGGCCGTCCTGATCGCGGCGGGCGGGCTGATCGTCGCGCTGGTCGAGGGGATCGTCGCCCGGCGGCGGGCGTACGCCGCGTTGGTCGCCACCGGTGTGCCCCGCGCGGCGCTGAGCCGTTCGGTGGCCTGGCAGGCGTTGGCGCCGGCCGTGCCGGCGATCCTGCTCGCGCTCACCGTGGGCACCCTGCTCGGCCGAGGGCTGGTCACGGAGGTGTCCGCAGGAGGCGGGTCGGAAATGATCTGTGAGGCCACCGCGGCGCTCTGTGCCGACCCGGCCACCAGCGGGCAATACACCCGGATCGTGCACTTCCCCGAAGTTCAGCGAACCGTTCCCGTACCCCTGGAGCACCTGGCCTGGCTCGGCGCTGGTGGGCTGGTCGCGGTGCTGGTGACGGTCGGTGTCGGCCTGCTCTTCCTGCGCGCCAGCACGGCGGTGGACGAGCTGCGCACGACCTGA